One Cheilinus undulatus linkage group 22, ASM1832078v1, whole genome shotgun sequence DNA window includes the following coding sequences:
- the LOC121504610 gene encoding uncharacterized protein LOC121504610, translating to MEEKKYDPLDTTLKFVQRRDDLDPVSSEDDSGLRAEMSCGHAVSPDSLTQWCISLLKQGKYKFRCPALVEGTKQCNKQWSYKEVCRLADLSPEEMEYFESTVARLAVADNYDIKPCPSCRTNVERKDLSNLCVRCTICTADLKKTYDFCWQCLRKWKGSGPRSDRCDNDGCINRDLQLLQTCGSISLPDVKGVTDCPSVRACPTCGMMVKHSRAYCKNIYCPRCHVKFCFVCLKLKRVCIKTSSPYEICPSGVAPRQTSIPQWHRK from the exons ATGGAAGAGAAGAAATACGACCCGCTGGATACCACCCTAAAGTTTGTCCAAAGGCGGGACGACTTGGATCCAGTCT CCTCAGAAGACGACTCAGGCCTCAGAGCAGAGATGTCCTGTGGTCACGCTGTCAGTCCTGATTCTCTTACACAGTGGTGCATCAGCCTGCTCAAGCAG GGGAAATACAAATTCAGATGCCCTGCATTGGTAGAAGGTACTAAACAGTGCAATAAACAGTGGTCATACAAGGAGGTCTGCAGACTGGCGGATTTGTCTCCAGAGGAGATGGAGTACTTTGAATCGACGGTGGCTCGCCTGGCTGTTGCAGATAACTATGACATCAAGCCA tGCCCAAGTTGCAGAACAAATGTGGAGAGGAAAGATCTCTCCAACCTGTGTGTGCGCTGCACCATCTGTACAGCCGATCTGAAGAAGACCTATGACTTTTGCTGGCAGTGTCTTAGAAAGTGGAAAGGCTCAGGCCCACGGTCTGACCGCTGTGACAACGATGGCTGCATCAACAGGGATCTGCAGCTTCTGCAGACATGTGGGAGCATCAGCCTGCCTGATGTGAAGGGGGTCACTGACTGCCCATCAGTGCGAGCCTGTCCCACATGTGGCATGATGGTGAAACACAGTCGAGCCTACTGCAAAAACATCTACTGTCCTCGCTGCCATGTTAAGTTCTGTTTTGTCTGCTTGAAACTAAAGCGTGTATGTATTAAAACGAGCTCACCATATGAAATCTGTCCCAGTGGTGTGGCTCCTAGACAGACTTCCATCCCCCAGTGGCACAGGAAATGA